Proteins co-encoded in one Pogona vitticeps strain Pit_001003342236 chromosome 9, PviZW2.1, whole genome shotgun sequence genomic window:
- the LOC110075733 gene encoding LOW QUALITY PROTEIN: kelch-like protein 35 (The sequence of the model RefSeq protein was modified relative to this genomic sequence to represent the inferred CDS: inserted 1 base in 1 codon), with protein MDPPPACAETAGKADGPETSMSLRSCFSQGLKQLHHTQELCNATLVAGGKRFPCNRALLASVSPYFQAMFSSGFKESRDGEVLLKDMDPGILQNLLSYLYSGELTLSPESAEEVFVAASRLQLKPALALVSRYLMERISLESCLRLYMLARDRNHRTLLRGTLDYLRIHFGTLSHHKDFPCLDLEAFVSIISSDRLAVASEMDVFQAIQRWVVAMPADRLSTLRTLLQHLRFPLLMQDETARLQADLATLDPQLELQWEELDGAGRLQRSRVLRQGMYQERIVCIRVPRLGDILSASDEEDCYLECLNPATGSRTKLPPLPLVALPGCSVLEHRLYISGGKHPDGSYSQALQEYNSLADVWHQLPSMSTPRSVHMFLTCQQKLFALSGWNDSGPLASAESFDVARQVWSPIASLPITLRFSASVPYKAKLYLIGGDADSVAVVYQGILIYDIHLDTWAQVPLGXCLHGASAVALETGICVIGGFFSKKATHLSPNRTFSPHLQCTSKGFFLLDSGVISQEVAIPPLPLPLAFAGATVSQGKVYLMGGVCASRTHDAIYHWEPGEAAWTQYPESLTGQGALMRRVLKCVTLKVANPKLDALLRDPCLCRVAIGAAEPKPPC; from the exons ATGGACCCACCACCGGCTTGTGCAGAAACAGCTGGAAAGGCCGATGGGCCAGAGACCTCGATGTCCTTGAGGTCCTGCTTCAGCCAAG GTTTGAAACAGCTGCATCATACTCAGGAGCTCTGTAACGCCACCTTGGTAGCTGGAGGAAAGAGGTTTCCTTGCAACAG GGCCCTGTTAGCCTCCGTCAGCCCTTATTTCCAGGCGATGTTCTCAAGCGGCTTCAAGGAGTCCAGGGACGGAGAAGTCCTCCTGAAGGACATGGATCCAGGCATCCTCCAAAACCTGCTCTCCTACCTGTACTCAGGAGAGCTGACCCTCAGTCCGGAGAGTGCTGAAGAGGTGTTCGTGGCCGCCAGTCGGCTTCAGCTCAAGCCGGCCCTGGCACTCGTCAGCAG GTATCTCATGGAGAGGATTTCCCTGGAGAGCTGCCTTCGCCTTTACATGCTGGCTCGTGATCGCAACCACCGCACCTTGCTGCGTGGCACGTTAGACTACCTGCGGATCCATTTTGGCACCCTCTCGCACCACAAGGATTTCCCCTGTCTGGACCTCGAGGCTTTCGTCAGCATCATCTCCTCGGACCGGCTGGCGGTGGCCTCGGAAATGGACGTCTTCCAGGCCATACAGCGCTGGGTGGTGGCTATGCCTGCTGATCGCCTTTCGACACTCAGGACCCTGCTCCAACACCTACGTTTCCCTCTCCTGATGCAGGACGAAACCGCCCGTCTCCAGGCTGACTTGGCTACGCTTGACCCGCAGCTGGAGCTGCAGTGGGAGGAGCTGGATGGGGCAGGGAGGCTGCAACGGAGCCGGGTCCTGAGGCAGGGCATGTACCAAGAGAGGATCGTGTGCATCAGGGTGCCTCGCTTGGGGGACATCCTCTCTGCCAGCGACGAAGAGGACTGCTACCTGGAGTGCCTGAATCCAGCGACAGGTTCAAGGACAAAGCTTCCCCCTTTGCCGCTGGTGGCTCTTCCTGGCTGCTCCGTCCTGGAACACCGGCTCTACATCTCGGGGGGCAAGCACCCCGATGGCTCCTACTCCCAGGCGCTGCAGGAGTACAACTCTCTAGCGGACGTCTGGCACCAGCTCcc gagcatgtCCACCCCCCGCTCCGTCCACATGTTCTTAACGTGCCAGCAGAAGCTCTTTGCTCTGAGTGGCTGGAATGACAGCGGGCCGCTTGCCTCGGCAGAGAGCTTTGATGTGGCCCGGCAGGTTTGGTCGCCCATCGCCAGCCTCCCCATCACCCTGCGTTTCTCAGCCTCCGTGCCGTACAAGGCCAAGCTCTACCTGATCGGTGGGGATGCAGACTCCGTGGCGGTGGTTTATCAGGGCATCCTCATCTATGACATCCACCTGGATACCTGGGCGCAGGTGCCTCTGG GTTGTCTTCACGGGGCGTCGGCTGTCGCTTTGGAGACAGGGATCTGTGTCATCGGGGGCTTCTTCTCCAAGAAAGCCACACACCTGTCCCCGAACAGGACGTTCAGCCCGCATCTCCAGTGTACCTCCAAGGGATTCTTCTTGCTGGACTCGGGTGTGATAAGCCAGGAGGTGGCCATCCCTCCCCTGCCCTTGCCGCTTGCCTTTGCTGGTGCCACGGTTTCCCAAGGGAAGGTTTATCTGATGGGAGGGGTCTGCGCCTCCAGGACTCACGATGCCATCTACCATTGGGAGCCCGGGGAAGCGGCCTGGACTCAGTACCCAGAGAGCCTCACAGGGCAAGGGGCCCTCATGCGGAGGGTGTTGAAGTGCGTGACCCTGAAGGTGGCCAATCCAAAGCTCGACGCTCTCCTTAGAGATCCTTGCCTTTGCCGGGTGGCTATTGGGGCAGCTGAACCAAAGCCCCCTTGTTGA
- the LOC110075738 gene encoding F-box only protein 27 isoform X1 has product MPPGGGCRPWISGALKARVPPFRPAAQGRRDVSCRAEMQRPTDVNQLPDEVLELILSWVPARTLVARCRLVCRRWRDLIGRPTLWKLQCERDPALQVALQAAQRCPRVDWCRVAVLRPFGRNLIKNPCGNGLPLEDEPRLCKAAQEQFRHWNIHFSKTRCFLEKSRRASAAGGEHPGFTACYRWYSKSQVVDLLQEGFWEDLLDFYQPDIIISDGWDIRRSTGCEYSMAVTLLAADQASVIADFKAEPDSTSQRNFAGYNEVSHVFRNYGPGVRYIRFWHEGRDTQYWKGCFGIHFTNSMVLVKISQEPV; this is encoded by the exons ATGCCCCCGGGAGGAGGTTGCAGGCCGTGGATTTCAGGGGCCTTGAAGGCGAGGGTCCCGCCATTCCGCCCCGCAGCCCAGGGACGCCGCgatgtctcttgcagggcagaaATGCAGCGCCCGACGGACGTGAACCAGCTCCCGGATGAAGTGCTGGAGCTGATCCTGAGCTGGGTGCCCGCCCGGACCTTGGTGGCCCGCTGCCGCCTGGTCTGCCGCAGATGGCGCGACCTCATCGGGAGACCCACCCTCTGGAAGCTGCAGTGCGAGAGGGACCCTGCCCTCCAGGTCGCCCTCCAGGCTGCCCAGCGCTGCCCCAGGGTGGACTGGTGCCGGGTGGCGGTCCTGCGCCCCTTCGGGAGGAACCTGATCAAGAACCCCTGCGGAAATG GACTTCCTTTGGAAGATGAACCCAGACTTTGTAAAGCAGCACAAG AGCAGTTCCGGCACTGGAACATCCATTTTTCAAAGACCCGATGCTTTTTGGAAAAGAGCAGGAGAGCCTCGGCAGCCGGAGGAGAACACCCCGGGTTCACTGCTTGTTATCG CTGGTATTCAAAATCGCAGGTGGTTGATTTGCTGCAAGAAGGCTTTTGGGAAGATCTCCTGGACTTCTACCAACCCGATATTATTATTTCTGACGG gTGGGACATCCGCCGCTCCACTGGCTGCGAATACTCCATGGCGGTCACCCTCCTGGCAGCCGACCAGGCCTCAGTGATCGCTGATTTCAAGGCTGAGCCGGATTCTACTTCACAGCGGAACTTTGCTGGGTATAATGAG GTATCCCATGTGTTCAGAAACTATGGCCCTGGAGTTCGCTACATACGTTTTTGGCATGAAGGGAGAGACACACAGTACTGGAAAGGGTGTTTTGGAATTCATTTCACAAACTCCATGGTTTTGGTTAAAATCTCCCAGGAGCctgtgtga
- the LOC110075738 gene encoding F-box only protein 27 isoform X2: MERGARAEMQRPTDVNQLPDEVLELILSWVPARTLVARCRLVCRRWRDLIGRPTLWKLQCERDPALQVALQAAQRCPRVDWCRVAVLRPFGRNLIKNPCGNGLPLEDEPRLCKAAQEQFRHWNIHFSKTRCFLEKSRRASAAGGEHPGFTACYRWYSKSQVVDLLQEGFWEDLLDFYQPDIIISDGWDIRRSTGCEYSMAVTLLAADQASVIADFKAEPDSTSQRNFAGYNEVSHVFRNYGPGVRYIRFWHEGRDTQYWKGCFGIHFTNSMVLVKISQEPV; the protein is encoded by the exons ATGGAAAGGGGCGCAAG ggcagaaATGCAGCGCCCGACGGACGTGAACCAGCTCCCGGATGAAGTGCTGGAGCTGATCCTGAGCTGGGTGCCCGCCCGGACCTTGGTGGCCCGCTGCCGCCTGGTCTGCCGCAGATGGCGCGACCTCATCGGGAGACCCACCCTCTGGAAGCTGCAGTGCGAGAGGGACCCTGCCCTCCAGGTCGCCCTCCAGGCTGCCCAGCGCTGCCCCAGGGTGGACTGGTGCCGGGTGGCGGTCCTGCGCCCCTTCGGGAGGAACCTGATCAAGAACCCCTGCGGAAATG GACTTCCTTTGGAAGATGAACCCAGACTTTGTAAAGCAGCACAAG AGCAGTTCCGGCACTGGAACATCCATTTTTCAAAGACCCGATGCTTTTTGGAAAAGAGCAGGAGAGCCTCGGCAGCCGGAGGAGAACACCCCGGGTTCACTGCTTGTTATCG CTGGTATTCAAAATCGCAGGTGGTTGATTTGCTGCAAGAAGGCTTTTGGGAAGATCTCCTGGACTTCTACCAACCCGATATTATTATTTCTGACGG gTGGGACATCCGCCGCTCCACTGGCTGCGAATACTCCATGGCGGTCACCCTCCTGGCAGCCGACCAGGCCTCAGTGATCGCTGATTTCAAGGCTGAGCCGGATTCTACTTCACAGCGGAACTTTGCTGGGTATAATGAG GTATCCCATGTGTTCAGAAACTATGGCCCTGGAGTTCGCTACATACGTTTTTGGCATGAAGGGAGAGACACACAGTACTGGAAAGGGTGTTTTGGAATTCATTTCACAAACTCCATGGTTTTGGTTAAAATCTCCCAGGAGCctgtgtga
- the LOC110071497 gene encoding F-box only protein 27 isoform X1, with the protein MGLVKSRRPLAETPPEEVVQSPVGLNQLPDEVLELILSWVPARTLVARCRLVCRRWRDLIGRPTLWKLQWQRDPALQVALLAAQRCPRMDWCRVGVLRPFGRNLIKNPCGRERFLHWETEHNGDGWAVEANRKFVEGAEAQTCFVSSYRWCAKSQLVDLLREGLWGDLLDTHQPEIVVSDWWGAREDCGCVYMIQVTLVAADQKSVMARFNSQPDPIPQWNDAEYQQVLLASPASEACFALARCYYDSGCGPLRGLQQEEVVSHVFRDYGPGVRYVRFWHRGQDTQYWAGHYGARITNSTVVVRFSQDSQ; encoded by the exons ATGGGGCTTGTGAAGAGCAGGAGACCCTTGGCCGAGACCCCCCCTGAGGAAGTCGTGCAGAGCCCTGTGGGTCTAAACCAGCTCCCGGATGAAGTGCTGGAGCTGATCCTGAGCTGGGTGCCCGCCCGGACCCTGGTGGCCCGCTGCCGCCTGGTGTGCCGCCGGTGGCGCGACCTCATCGGGAGACCCACCCTCTGGAAGCTGCAGTGGCAGAGGGACCCTGCCCTCCAGGTCGCCCTCCTGGCTGCCCAGCGCTGCCCCAGGATGGACTGGTGCCGGGTGGGCGTCCTGCGCCCCTTCGGGAGGAACCTGATCAAGAACCCCTGCGGAAGAG AGCGGTTCCTGCACTGGGAGACCGAGCACAACGGGGACGGGTGGGCCGTGGAAGCCAACAGGAAATTTGTGGAAGGGGCCGAGGCCCAGACCTGCTTCGTCTCATCCTATCG CTGGTGTGCAAAATCTCAGCTGGTCGACCTTCTAAGGGAAGGCCTGTGGGGGGACCTTCTGGACACCCACCAACCCGAGATTGTCGTCTCCGACTG GTGGGGGGCCCGCGAGGACTGCGGCTGCGTCTACATGATCCAGGTCACCCTCGTGGCGGCCGATCAGAAGTCCGTGATGGCCAGGTTCAACAGCCAGCCGGATCCCATCCCGCAGTGGAACGACGCTGAGTATCAACAGGTCCTCTTGGCCTCTCCGGCTTCCGAGGCCTGTTTTGCGCTTGCTCGATGTTATTATGATTCCGGATGTGGGCCACTCAGGGGCCTCCAGCAGGAAGAAGTG GTATCGCACGTGTTCAGAGATTACGGCCCCGGCGTTCGCTACGTGCGGTTCTGGCACAGAGGGCAAGACACCCAATACTGGGCTGGGCACTACGGAGCTCGCATCACAAACTCCACGGTCGTGGTCAGATTCTCCCAGGACTCCCAGTGA
- the LOC110071497 gene encoding F-box only protein 27 isoform X2 yields MGLVKSRRPLAETPPEEVVQSPVGLNQLPDEVLELILSWVPARTLVARCRLVCRRWRDLIGRPTLWKLQWQRDPALQVALLAAQRCPRMDWCRVGVLRPFGRNLIKNPCGRERFLHWETEHNGDGWAVEANRKFVEGAEAQTCFVSSYRWCAKSQLVDLLREGLWGDLLDTHQPEIVVSDWWGAREDCGCVYMIQVTLVAADQKSVMARFNSQPDPIPQWNDAEYQQVSHVFRDYGPGVRYVRFWHRGQDTQYWAGHYGARITNSTVVVRFSQDSQ; encoded by the exons ATGGGGCTTGTGAAGAGCAGGAGACCCTTGGCCGAGACCCCCCCTGAGGAAGTCGTGCAGAGCCCTGTGGGTCTAAACCAGCTCCCGGATGAAGTGCTGGAGCTGATCCTGAGCTGGGTGCCCGCCCGGACCCTGGTGGCCCGCTGCCGCCTGGTGTGCCGCCGGTGGCGCGACCTCATCGGGAGACCCACCCTCTGGAAGCTGCAGTGGCAGAGGGACCCTGCCCTCCAGGTCGCCCTCCTGGCTGCCCAGCGCTGCCCCAGGATGGACTGGTGCCGGGTGGGCGTCCTGCGCCCCTTCGGGAGGAACCTGATCAAGAACCCCTGCGGAAGAG AGCGGTTCCTGCACTGGGAGACCGAGCACAACGGGGACGGGTGGGCCGTGGAAGCCAACAGGAAATTTGTGGAAGGGGCCGAGGCCCAGACCTGCTTCGTCTCATCCTATCG CTGGTGTGCAAAATCTCAGCTGGTCGACCTTCTAAGGGAAGGCCTGTGGGGGGACCTTCTGGACACCCACCAACCCGAGATTGTCGTCTCCGACTG GTGGGGGGCCCGCGAGGACTGCGGCTGCGTCTACATGATCCAGGTCACCCTCGTGGCGGCCGATCAGAAGTCCGTGATGGCCAGGTTCAACAGCCAGCCGGATCCCATCCCGCAGTGGAACGACGCTGAGTATCAACAG GTATCGCACGTGTTCAGAGATTACGGCCCCGGCGTTCGCTACGTGCGGTTCTGGCACAGAGGGCAAGACACCCAATACTGGGCTGGGCACTACGGAGCTCGCATCACAAACTCCACGGTCGTGGTCAGATTCTCCCAGGACTCCCAGTGA